A stretch of DNA from Caldalkalibacillus uzonensis:
CTTGTTAACCTCTCTTATTCCTAAGTCTGTCACAATTCCTGTCGCCCTGTCATTGTCTCAAGCATTAGGTGGTGTTACATCATTCACTGTTTTATTTGTTTTAACCTCCGCACTATTTTCTATCACTTGCGGCCCAAAATTATTATCGCTATGCGGCATTAAAAGTAATCTTGCCAAGGGATTAGCCTTAGGAGCATCAGCTCAAGTCTTGGGCGCCACTAAGGCCATGAAATGGGGAGAAGAGGCAGGAGCCATGGGCAGCGTGGGCATGACGGCGTCAGCGATCTTGTTGTGTTTAATATTTCCGCTTCTTGTGCATATTGTTTAATCATGTTGATTTTCATCACCTACATGCCAATCATTCCTAGGAGGTGAATGAAAATGGAAGTGGTCACAGAGATTTCCCCCGTGAAAAAACTAAACTATCAACAATTAATTCAACTGTCTTCAATCGCTAACCGTTTCGCCAGTTACATTGTGATCAAAAAAGAGACTTTCGAAGTGAATGCCAAAAGCATTTTGGCACTGTCAGTTTTGCCCACAATAGAAGGAAAATACGAAATTATTGCGTTTGGAAAGGATGCCAAGGAAGCGGTTGATACATTAGGATATTTCTTGTCAAATACGACCAATCAATCGGCCATGTAATGTGAACCCCTTAGCCTATACTGATAAAATCCTCTCCCTTATAGCTACACTTGAAAGGCGTAAGCCCCACTGTGGACTGCGCCGTTTTTTTGTCTACACGTATTAAACAGCTGGGCGAATAAATTGTATTTCAATTTTAAACTTGACCAAAATTATAAATCAATGA
This window harbors:
- a CDS encoding HPr family phosphocarrier protein — its product is MEVVTEISPVKKLNYQQLIQLSSIANRFASYIVIKKETFEVNAKSILALSVLPTIEGKYEIIAFGKDAKEAVDTLGYFLSNTTNQSAM